The following are encoded in a window of Candidatus Cloacimonas sp. genomic DNA:
- a CDS encoding DUF5758 domain-containing protein: ADLSDANLRSADLRSADLRYANLRYANLRSANLRSADLRYADLSDTKHNEATGFLLLQCPQEGSFIGWKKAQGNIIKLRITELAKRSSATTLKCRCSEAEVLDIQDIEGNSLEIREIASDKDGDFIYKVGKIVKVDDFDENRWNECSSGIHFFIAREMAVQYGL, translated from the coding sequence TGCCGACCTTAGCGATGCCAACCTTCGCTCTGCCGACCTTCGCTCTGCCGACCTTCGCTATGCCAACCTTCGCTATGCCAACCTTCGCTCTGCCAACCTTCGCTCTGCCGACCTTCGCTATGCCGACCTTAGCGATACAAAACATAATGAAGCAACTGGATTCTTATTATTACAGTGTCCGCAAGAAGGAAGTTTTATTGGATGGAAAAAAGCACAAGGCAATATTATAAAATTAAGAATTACTGAATTGGCAAAAAGGAGTTCTGCTACAACATTAAAATGTAGATGTTCGGAGGCAGAGGTTCTTGATATTCAGGATATAGAAGGTAATTCTCTTGAAATACGAGAAATTGCATCAGATAAAGATGGCGATTTTATATATAAAGTTGGAAAAATTGTTAAAGTGGATGATTTTGATGAGAACAGATGGAATGAATGCTCAAGTGGAATACATTTCTTTATTGCACGGGAAATGGCAGTACAATATGGGCTATAA